In Rahnella sikkimica, the following are encoded in one genomic region:
- a CDS encoding YicC/YloC family endoribonuclease: MIRSMTAYARREIKGDWGSAAWELRSVNQRYLETYIRLPEQFRSLEPVIRERIRARLTRGKVECNLRFDLDPGAQSTLQLNEKLAKQLVEAAQWVKMQSDEGEINPLEVLRWPGVMLAEEQDLDAISTELLLALDTALDDFISARESEGAALKTMIEQRLDGVSGEVLKVRAQMPNILQWQRERLVSKLEDAQVQLENTRLEQELVLMAQRIDVAEELDRLEAHVKETHKIMKKEEAVGRRLDFMMQEFNRESNTLASKSINADVTTSAIELKVLIEQMREQIQNIE; this comes from the coding sequence ATGATCCGTAGTATGACCGCTTATGCCCGACGCGAAATTAAGGGTGACTGGGGCAGCGCCGCGTGGGAACTTCGCTCGGTAAACCAACGTTATCTCGAAACTTACATCCGTCTGCCAGAGCAATTCCGCAGCCTGGAGCCGGTTATTCGCGAGCGCATCCGTGCCCGTCTGACGCGGGGTAAAGTCGAATGTAATCTGCGTTTTGATCTCGATCCGGGCGCACAAAGCACGTTGCAGCTGAATGAAAAACTGGCGAAGCAGCTGGTTGAAGCGGCGCAATGGGTAAAAATGCAAAGCGACGAAGGCGAGATTAATCCGCTGGAAGTTCTGCGCTGGCCGGGCGTGATGCTGGCCGAAGAACAGGATCTGGATGCCATAAGCACAGAACTGCTGCTGGCGCTGGATACCGCGCTGGACGACTTTATCAGCGCGCGCGAAAGCGAAGGTGCTGCACTGAAAACGATGATTGAACAACGCCTCGACGGCGTCAGCGGCGAAGTCTTGAAAGTCCGTGCCCAGATGCCAAATATCCTGCAATGGCAGCGCGAACGTCTGGTGAGCAAACTGGAAGACGCGCAGGTTCAGCTGGAAAATACCCGTCTGGAACAGGAACTGGTCTTGATGGCGCAGCGTATTGATGTGGCCGAAGAGCTCGACCGACTGGAAGCTCACGTTAAAGAAACGCATAAAATCATGAAGAAAGAAGAGGCCGTTGGCCGCCGTCTTGATTTCATGATGCAGGAATTTAACCGCGAGTCGAACACGCTGGCCTCTAAATCGATTAATGCCGACGTCACGAC
- the rph gene encoding ribonuclease PH: MRPAGRNAQQVRPVTLTRHYTKHAEGSVLVEFGDTKVLCTATVEEGVPRFLKGQGQGWITAEYGMLPRSTHSRNAREAAKGKQGGRTLEIQRLIARSLRAAVDLKKLGEFTITLDCDVLQADGGTRTASISGACVALADALNALVAAGKLKANPMKGMVAAVSVGIVKGEALCDLEYVEDSAAETDMNVVMMEDGRMIEVQGTAEGEPFSHEELLTLLSLAREGIDTIFQAQKAALAE, translated from the coding sequence ATGCGTCCAGCAGGCAGAAATGCGCAACAAGTACGCCCCGTAACACTGACCCGCCATTACACTAAACACGCTGAAGGTTCCGTGCTGGTGGAGTTTGGTGATACCAAAGTGCTGTGTACCGCGACGGTGGAAGAAGGCGTTCCGCGTTTCCTGAAAGGTCAGGGACAGGGTTGGATCACGGCTGAATACGGTATGCTGCCACGCTCCACGCACAGCCGTAATGCGCGTGAAGCCGCCAAAGGCAAACAAGGTGGCCGTACTCTTGAAATTCAGCGTCTGATTGCCCGCTCATTGCGTGCGGCAGTGGATCTGAAAAAGCTGGGTGAATTCACCATCACGCTGGACTGCGACGTTTTGCAGGCTGACGGCGGCACGCGCACTGCGTCTATCTCCGGTGCCTGTGTGGCGCTGGCAGATGCATTGAACGCGCTGGTGGCGGCGGGTAAGCTGAAAGCCAATCCGATGAAAGGCATGGTTGCCGCTGTTTCTGTCGGTATTGTGAAAGGCGAAGCGCTGTGCGACCTCGAGTATGTCGAAGACTCAGCCGCCGAAACGGACATGAACGTGGTCATGATGGAAGATGGCCGCATGATTGAAGTGCAGGGCACCGCAGAAGGCGAGCCATTCAGCCACGAAGAACTGCTCACTTTACTTTCCCTCGCACGAGAGGGGATCGACACTATCTTCCAGGCGCAGAAAGCGGCGCTGGCGGAATAA
- the pyrE gene encoding orotate phosphoribosyltransferase, which produces MKAYQRQFIEFALNKQVLKFGEFTLKSGRISPYFFNAGLFNTGRDLALLGRFYAEALMDSKIDFDLVFGPAYKGIPIATTTAVALAEHHDRDVPYCFNRKEAKDHGEGGLLVGSPLQGRVMLVDDVITAGTAIRESMEIINAHNATLAGVLISLDRQERGRADISAIQEVERDYHCKVISIITLADLIEYLEEKAEMADDLAAVRAYRQEYGV; this is translated from the coding sequence ATGAAAGCCTATCAGCGCCAGTTTATTGAGTTCGCACTGAACAAACAGGTTTTGAAATTCGGCGAGTTTACCCTGAAGTCCGGACGCATCAGTCCTTACTTCTTCAATGCCGGTTTGTTTAATACTGGCCGTGATCTGGCGTTACTGGGACGTTTTTACGCTGAAGCATTGATGGATTCAAAAATTGATTTTGATTTAGTCTTCGGGCCTGCTTACAAAGGGATCCCGATTGCGACCACCACCGCCGTCGCGCTGGCTGAACATCATGACCGCGATGTGCCATATTGTTTCAACCGTAAAGAAGCCAAAGATCACGGCGAAGGTGGTTTACTGGTGGGCAGCCCGTTGCAGGGGCGCGTCATGCTGGTTGACGATGTGATTACCGCCGGGACAGCCATTCGCGAATCCATGGAAATCATCAATGCCCACAATGCGACGCTGGCGGGTGTGCTGATTTCTCTGGATCGTCAGGAACGTGGCCGCGCGGATATCTCTGCAATTCAGGAAGTTGAGCGTGATTATCACTGCAAGGTGATTTCAATTATTACGCTCGCGGATTTAATTGAATATCTGGAAGAGAAAGCGGAAATGGCTGACGATCTGGCGGCTGTTCGGGCTTACCGGCAGGAGTATGGCGTTTAA
- a CDS encoding DUF2157 domain-containing protein — translation MTQTEAGNKGWMPSRAAEFLCRQALRLVKGGSLTPAECQRIYDFCGVRPDYPQWRKFLVPLLSLLGLLSLVAGAVFFVAWNWAGMPKMAKFALAELLVAALAVVVWWRWYDSFARSALLATGLSFGVLFALYGQIYQTGADSWELFRAWLFVFLPLALIARQNSLWFCSWLLANLTFQLYYATVSMSLMDSTAFDGLDYFPATALYSYLIVQILCLVTREVLSLRAIKHNPQSWLASRWFSRVMAGFLLLILTFIVTANVSGWGYGSPHHFVTALWLVVLLAGYFFYRYRHPDLCILTLGTASLAAIGCVLIMQMFDSSYDVGGLFMLGCLMALWLAGCGAMMLYLRRKLYESQPVEVSSTEIALLTEQLRRHDLLNQTQIEDIQQYDHSSHLPWYLRLTLAVGGWVAAMIILLLLVLVLYVIDLLNDPNAATVIIPSLLLAFVAGGLLRLQGVSKHHIGLAWGIAATCGLCFGFYLLFEPDWEMSFLVGSLCSVPVLAVMTLAMPDRPFRFMAITALTFLLIFCGDLLGGMYLPPSVRFWAVSALVAGIVIFWLWIVREQINLKGTPFADAVFPFLWGIPSGLILQCFSGINASFLFDVFWWPAGYFALSLETGAGIAAGLVLGCLYQTVVKKTPSAPLLLAAAVLCGAVAFYAPGIGLGLWLLLIARYQGSQGVLAASGCFLALYVIDWYYFLGVSLLQKSLLLFVTGIVLLALAFAAKKLIPARKEEAYANQ, via the coding sequence ATGACACAAACTGAAGCGGGCAACAAAGGATGGATGCCTTCCCGGGCGGCAGAGTTTCTCTGTCGCCAGGCGCTGCGTCTGGTTAAAGGCGGAAGCCTGACGCCGGCGGAATGCCAGCGTATTTATGATTTTTGCGGTGTCCGGCCTGATTATCCGCAATGGCGAAAATTTCTGGTCCCCTTGCTCTCGCTGCTGGGTTTGTTGTCGCTGGTCGCGGGTGCCGTCTTTTTTGTCGCCTGGAATTGGGCAGGTATGCCAAAAATGGCAAAGTTTGCGCTGGCAGAGTTGTTGGTCGCTGCGCTTGCTGTCGTCGTCTGGTGGCGCTGGTATGACAGCTTTGCACGCAGTGCCTTACTGGCGACGGGTCTCAGTTTTGGTGTGCTTTTCGCCCTTTATGGCCAGATTTATCAGACGGGTGCCGACAGTTGGGAATTGTTCAGAGCCTGGTTGTTTGTCTTCCTGCCTTTAGCACTCATCGCCCGACAGAACAGTTTGTGGTTCTGCTCCTGGTTGCTTGCCAACCTTACGTTTCAACTTTATTACGCCACGGTGTCTATGTCCCTGATGGACAGCACGGCATTTGACGGTCTCGATTATTTCCCTGCAACTGCGCTCTACAGTTATCTGATTGTGCAGATATTGTGTCTGGTCACGCGTGAAGTTCTTTCCCTGCGGGCCATAAAACACAATCCTCAGTCGTGGCTCGCCAGTCGCTGGTTCTCCCGCGTGATGGCCGGCTTTTTGCTATTGATACTCACTTTCATCGTTACCGCAAATGTGTCCGGCTGGGGCTACGGTTCCCCTCATCACTTTGTGACTGCTTTGTGGCTGGTCGTTTTACTGGCGGGCTACTTTTTCTACCGCTATCGCCATCCCGACCTTTGCATCCTGACGCTGGGAACTGCCAGTTTAGCCGCCATCGGGTGCGTGCTGATCATGCAGATGTTCGACAGTTCTTACGATGTAGGTGGCTTGTTTATGCTGGGCTGCCTGATGGCTTTATGGCTGGCGGGATGTGGCGCCATGATGTTGTACTTGCGGCGCAAACTCTATGAGAGCCAACCGGTCGAGGTTTCATCCACAGAAATAGCACTGCTGACGGAGCAATTACGTCGGCATGATTTGCTTAATCAGACGCAAATTGAAGATATTCAGCAATATGATCATTCTTCTCATCTGCCCTGGTATCTGCGGCTGACGCTGGCCGTCGGTGGCTGGGTCGCGGCGATGATCATTTTGCTTCTGTTGGTTCTGGTGCTTTATGTTATCGATTTGCTCAATGACCCCAACGCTGCAACGGTGATTATCCCTTCGCTGCTTCTTGCCTTTGTCGCGGGCGGGCTTTTACGCTTGCAGGGCGTGAGCAAGCATCATATCGGTCTGGCATGGGGAATAGCCGCAACCTGTGGTCTCTGTTTTGGCTTCTATCTGCTCTTTGAACCTGACTGGGAAATGTCATTCCTGGTTGGTTCACTCTGTTCAGTACCGGTACTTGCAGTGATGACACTGGCAATGCCGGATCGTCCATTCCGCTTTATGGCGATAACGGCGCTGACATTTTTGCTGATCTTTTGCGGCGATTTGCTTGGCGGGATGTACTTACCGCCATCCGTCCGTTTTTGGGCGGTTTCAGCGCTGGTTGCCGGCATCGTGATTTTCTGGCTGTGGATTGTCAGAGAACAAATTAACTTGAAAGGCACACCATTTGCTGACGCGGTTTTCCCTTTCCTCTGGGGTATTCCTTCCGGCCTGATATTGCAGTGTTTTTCCGGTATTAACGCTTCGTTCCTCTTCGATGTTTTCTGGTGGCCTGCGGGGTATTTCGCTCTTTCACTGGAAACTGGCGCAGGCATTGCCGCAGGTTTAGTTCTGGGGTGTCTGTATCAGACTGTGGTGAAAAAGACGCCATCAGCGCCGCTGCTTCTGGCTGCGGCAGTTTTGTGTGGCGCCGTCGCCTTCTATGCGCCGGGAATCGGTCTGGGCCTGTGGCTGTTACTGATAGCGCGTTATCAGGGAAGTCAGGGGGTTTTAGCCGCGAGCGGCTGTTTTCTCGCGCTCTATGTCATTGACTGGTATTACTTCCTTGGCGTCAGCTTGTTGCAGAAATCCCTTTTACTGTTTGTCACAGGCATTGTTTTGCTGGCACTGGCATTTGCAGCTAAAAAGCTAATCCCTGCAAGAAAGGAGGAGGCTTATGCAAACCAGTAA
- a CDS encoding GDYXXLXY domain-containing protein, with protein sequence MQTSNLRKWLAGLVILLALIAVNAGIWQKERVLKQGAVMILQLAPVDPRSLMQGDYMALRYAITRTLQQELYQQRQGCDSAPQPPCLPASGKIIVTVNEQRQVTQARFDNGETLKPDELRVNYHMNAGMLTVGTDAYFFQEGHGERFASARYGVFRVGQDGTALLTAMLDDNGKMIQQ encoded by the coding sequence ATGCAAACCAGTAATCTGAGAAAATGGCTGGCAGGACTAGTGATACTGCTGGCGCTGATTGCAGTGAATGCAGGTATCTGGCAGAAAGAGCGGGTGCTTAAACAGGGCGCGGTGATGATATTGCAGCTGGCTCCGGTTGATCCGCGTTCTCTGATGCAGGGGGATTATATGGCTCTGAGATACGCCATCACGCGGACTTTGCAGCAGGAATTATACCAACAACGTCAGGGTTGTGATTCAGCTCCACAGCCGCCTTGTCTGCCTGCCAGTGGCAAAATTATTGTGACAGTCAATGAGCAGCGACAGGTCACTCAGGCGCGGTTTGATAACGGTGAGACGCTGAAGCCTGATGAGCTGCGGGTTAACTATCATATGAATGCTGGAATGCTGACGGTAGGAACGGATGCTTACTTTTTCCAGGAAGGTCACGGTGAGCGTTTCGCCAGTGCGCGTTATGGTGTATTTCGGGTAGGGCAAGATGGGACGGCATTACTGACCGCAATGCTGGATGACAATGGAAAAATGATTCAGCAATAA
- the slmA gene encoding nucleoid occlusion factor SlmA — protein sequence MAEKETTKRNRREEILQALAQMLQSSDGSQRITTAKLAASVGVSEAALYRHFPSKTRMFDSLIEFIEDSLITRINLILQDEKDTLNRIRLILLLILGFAERNPGLTRIMTGHALMFEQDRLQGRISQLYERIEAQLRQVLREKKMREGSGFVSDETLLASQLLAFCEGMLSRFVRSEFKYRPTQDFDTRWPLISAQLQ from the coding sequence ATGGCAGAGAAAGAAACGACAAAAAGGAACCGGCGCGAAGAGATTTTGCAGGCGTTAGCGCAAATGCTTCAGTCCAGCGATGGCAGCCAGCGGATCACCACCGCGAAACTCGCCGCCAGCGTTGGCGTTTCGGAAGCAGCTCTTTACCGTCATTTTCCCAGTAAGACGCGGATGTTTGACAGCTTAATTGAGTTTATCGAAGACAGTCTGATCACCCGTATCAATCTTATCCTGCAGGATGAAAAAGATACGTTAAACCGGATCCGTCTGATTTTGCTGCTGATTTTAGGTTTTGCGGAACGCAATCCGGGTCTGACCCGCATCATGACCGGTCATGCGCTGATGTTCGAACAAGACCGCCTTCAGGGGCGAATCAGCCAGCTTTACGAGCGGATTGAAGCGCAACTGCGGCAGGTATTGCGTGAAAAGAAAATGCGTGAGGGCAGCGGATTCGTCAGTGATGAAACCCTTCTTGCCAGCCAATTGCTGGCTTTTTGCGAAGGTATGTTGTCTCGGTTTGTGCGTTCAGAGTTCAAGTATCGTCCGACTCAGGACTTTGATACCCGCTGGCCACTGATTTCTGCTCAGTTGCAATAA
- the dut gene encoding dUTP diphosphatase, producing the protein MMKKIDIKILDPRIGSTFPLPAYATPGSAGLDLRACLYASVELKPGETTLLPTGLAIHIGDANLAAVILPRSGLGHKHGVVLGNLVGLIDSDYQGQLMVSVWNRGQTTFVIEPGERIAQMVFVPVVQAEFNLVEDFDASERGEGGFGHSGRQ; encoded by the coding sequence ATGATGAAAAAAATCGACATTAAAATTCTCGACCCGCGCATCGGTTCGACTTTCCCTTTACCTGCCTACGCGACGCCGGGCTCCGCAGGTCTGGATTTACGCGCCTGTCTGTACGCGTCTGTAGAACTGAAACCGGGCGAAACGACGTTGCTGCCAACCGGTCTGGCTATCCATATCGGTGATGCCAATCTGGCGGCGGTTATCCTGCCTCGTTCAGGTCTGGGCCATAAACACGGCGTCGTTCTGGGCAACCTGGTCGGTCTTATCGATTCCGACTATCAGGGCCAGCTGATGGTTTCCGTCTGGAACCGCGGTCAGACTACGTTTGTTATCGAACCGGGCGAGCGCATTGCTCAAATGGTCTTTGTGCCGGTGGTTCAGGCAGAATTCAATCTGGTGGAAGATTTTGACGCCAGTGAACGCGGTGAAGGTGGTTTTGGCCACTCAGGCCGTCAATAA
- the coaBC gene encoding bifunctional phosphopantothenoylcysteine decarboxylase/phosphopantothenate--cysteine ligase CoaBC, with amino-acid sequence MMTGLSGKHIVLGISGGIAAYKAPELVRRLRERGAEVRVVMTQAAKSFVTPLSLQAVSGYPVSDDLLDPAAEAAMGHIELGKWADLVLIAPATADLLARMNAGMANDLLTTVCLATAAPVAVLPAMNQQMYRAAVTQENLEKLAARGTLIWGPDSGSQACGDIGPGRMLDPLVIVDLANTHFSARKDLAHLNIMVTAGPTREALDPVRFISNHSSGKMGFAIAKAAADRGAHVTLIAGPVSQPTPPNVRRIDVESALDMQKAVQLSAASQQIFIACAAVADYRAQLVAEEKIKKQGDEITVKMVKNPDIVAGVAAMTENRPYVVGFAAETQNVEEYARQKRIRKNLDLICANDVSLAGQGFNTDTNALHLFWQDGDKILPLSDKSLLGQRLLEEIVSRYDEKNRH; translated from the coding sequence ATGATGACGGGACTTTCCGGCAAACATATTGTGCTCGGTATCAGCGGTGGTATCGCTGCCTATAAAGCACCAGAACTGGTACGTCGCTTACGTGAAAGAGGCGCAGAGGTGCGCGTGGTCATGACACAAGCGGCGAAATCCTTTGTGACTCCCCTGAGCCTGCAGGCCGTTTCTGGCTATCCGGTCTCTGATGACTTGCTTGATCCGGCTGCCGAAGCGGCAATGGGGCATATCGAGCTGGGCAAGTGGGCTGATTTAGTTCTGATTGCTCCCGCCACGGCAGATTTACTGGCGCGAATGAACGCCGGTATGGCGAATGACCTGCTGACAACCGTCTGTCTGGCAACCGCCGCGCCGGTCGCCGTGTTGCCGGCGATGAATCAGCAGATGTACCGCGCAGCCGTGACTCAGGAAAACCTGGAAAAACTGGCCGCACGCGGCACGCTAATCTGGGGCCCCGACAGCGGAAGCCAGGCCTGTGGCGATATAGGCCCAGGCCGGATGCTGGATCCGCTGGTGATCGTCGATTTGGCTAATACGCATTTCTCTGCCCGTAAAGATCTGGCGCATCTGAATATTATGGTTACCGCAGGCCCGACGCGCGAAGCGCTCGACCCGGTGCGTTTTATCAGTAACCACAGTTCAGGAAAGATGGGGTTTGCTATTGCCAAAGCGGCCGCTGACCGCGGTGCTCATGTCACACTGATTGCCGGGCCTGTGTCGCAACCGACGCCGCCAAACGTCCGCCGCATTGACGTCGAAAGCGCGCTGGATATGCAAAAAGCCGTTCAGCTTTCCGCCGCTTCACAGCAGATTTTCATCGCCTGTGCCGCCGTCGCGGATTACCGTGCACAATTGGTTGCTGAAGAAAAAATCAAAAAACAAGGTGATGAAATCACTGTAAAAATGGTCAAAAACCCCGATATTGTGGCAGGCGTAGCGGCAATGACGGAGAACCGGCCGTATGTTGTGGGGTTTGCCGCAGAAACCCAGAATGTGGAAGAATACGCGCGGCAAAAAAGGATCCGCAAGAATCTGGATCTGATTTGCGCCAACGACGTTTCACTTGCCGGGCAGGGTTTCAATACTGATACCAATGCCTTGCATCTTTTTTGGCAGGACGGGGATAAAATCTTACCGCTCAGCGATAAGTCCCTGCTTGGTCAACGTTTATTAGAAGAGATTGTCAGCCGTTATGATGAAAAAAATCGACATTAA
- the radC gene encoding RadC family protein, which produces MTKSQESWPGEIPPREKLLQQGAKGLTDQELLAIYLRTGCQGVHVMELAKNLLEEFGSLHKLLMADFDSMAGVKGMGVAKFAQLAAVSELSRRSYLRHLNAENAMLSPEIIREYLQNLLVFREREVFLVLFLDNQHRVIRHEEMFAGTIGHVEVYPREIVRGAMKVNAAALILAHNHPSGRAEPSLMDRKVTEQIIRACQLLEIRVLDHLVVGHGETVSFAERGWI; this is translated from the coding sequence ATGACAAAATCACAGGAAAGCTGGCCGGGTGAAATACCGCCACGGGAAAAGCTATTACAGCAGGGTGCCAAAGGGCTGACGGATCAGGAATTGCTGGCGATTTATTTGCGCACCGGTTGCCAGGGGGTGCATGTCATGGAGCTGGCGAAGAATCTTCTGGAGGAATTCGGTTCACTGCATAAATTGCTGATGGCTGATTTTGATTCAATGGCGGGCGTTAAAGGGATGGGTGTGGCGAAATTTGCGCAGCTGGCTGCGGTTTCGGAACTGTCGCGCCGATCATATTTACGCCACCTGAATGCTGAAAATGCGATGCTCAGTCCTGAGATCATCCGGGAGTATTTGCAGAATTTGCTGGTTTTTCGGGAAAGAGAGGTATTTCTGGTACTTTTTCTCGATAACCAGCATCGCGTTATTCGCCATGAGGAGATGTTTGCTGGTACTATTGGGCACGTAGAAGTGTATCCCCGCGAAATTGTTCGCGGTGCGATGAAGGTTAATGCGGCAGCCCTAATTCTGGCGCATAATCACCCATCCGGTCGGGCTGAGCCCAGCCTGATGGACCGGAAAGTGACCGAACAGATTATCCGAGCGTGCCAACTGCTGGAAATTCGCGTCCTCGACCATTTGGTTGTAGGTCACGGAGAAACAGTCTCTTTTGCTGAGCGTGGTTGGATTTAG
- the rpmB gene encoding 50S ribosomal protein L28, protein MSRVCQVTGKRPVSGNNRSHAMNATKRRFLPNLHSHRFWVEAEKRFVTLRVSAKGMRVIDKKGIETVLADLRTRGEKY, encoded by the coding sequence ATGTCCCGAGTCTGCCAAGTTACTGGCAAGCGCCCGGTGAGCGGTAACAACCGTTCCCACGCAATGAACGCGACCAAACGCCGTTTTCTGCCAAACCTGCACTCACACCGTTTTTGGGTTGAGGCTGAGAAGCGCTTTGTAACTCTGCGTGTATCTGCTAAAGGTATGCGTGTTATTGATAAGAAGGGTATTGAGACGGTCTTGGCCGATCTGCGTACCCGCGGTGAGAAGTATTAA
- the rpmG gene encoding 50S ribosomal protein L33 — protein sequence MAKGVREKIKLVSSAGTGHFYTTTKNKRTKPEKLELKKFDPVVRQHVIYKEAKIK from the coding sequence ATGGCTAAAGGTGTTCGCGAGAAGATCAAGCTGGTTTCTTCTGCTGGTACTGGTCACTTCTATACCACTACGAAGAACAAGCGTACTAAGCCGGAAAAATTGGAACTGAAGAAATTCGATCCAGTTGTCCGTCAACACGTGATCTACAAAGAAGCTAAAATTAAATAA
- the mutM gene encoding bifunctional DNA-formamidopyrimidine glycosylase/DNA-(apurinic or apyrimidinic site) lyase, translating to MPELPEVETSRRGIEPYLKGHTIMHAIVRNPRLRWPVSAEILSLSDQPVLSVQRRAKYLLVELKSGWIIIHLGMSGSLRILPEETEPGKHDHVDLVMDTGFVLRYTDPRRFGAWLWSSDLAASNVLAHLGPEPLSTDFTADYLLEKSRTKKSPIKPWLMDNKLVVGVGNIYASESLFVAGISPDRLAHSLKRDEAGLLVRTIKAVLLRSIEQGGTTLKDFLQSDGKPGYFAQELQVYGRAGEPCRVCGAPIESKKHAQRTTFFCPNCQQ from the coding sequence ATGCCGGAATTACCTGAGGTTGAAACCAGCCGCAGAGGGATAGAACCCTATCTGAAAGGCCATACGATCATGCACGCTATCGTGCGTAACCCGCGGCTACGCTGGCCTGTTTCTGCAGAGATTCTCTCGCTCAGTGACCAGCCGGTGCTGAGCGTTCAGCGCCGTGCAAAGTATCTGCTGGTTGAGCTCAAGTCGGGCTGGATCATCATTCATCTGGGCATGTCTGGCAGTTTGCGGATTTTGCCGGAAGAAACCGAACCGGGTAAACATGACCATGTCGATCTGGTGATGGATACCGGTTTTGTGTTGCGTTATACCGACCCGCGTCGTTTCGGTGCTTGGTTATGGTCTTCAGATCTGGCGGCCAGCAATGTTTTAGCGCACCTCGGGCCGGAGCCGTTGAGTACCGATTTCACCGCGGATTATCTGCTGGAGAAATCGCGCACGAAAAAATCCCCCATCAAACCGTGGCTGATGGATAACAAACTTGTGGTCGGGGTAGGTAACATCTACGCCAGTGAATCGCTGTTTGTTGCGGGCATTTCACCGGACAGGCTGGCGCATTCGCTCAAACGTGATGAAGCCGGGTTACTCGTCAGAACCATTAAAGCGGTATTGCTGCGTTCCATTGAGCAGGGCGGTACGACTCTGAAAGATTTCCTTCAGTCGGATGGTAAACCGGGGTATTTCGCGCAAGAGCTACAGGTTTATGGACGCGCGGGTGAACCTTGCAGGGTATGCGGTGCGCCCATCGAGAGTAAGAAACACGCTCAGCGCACCACGTTTTTCTGCCCTAACTGCCAGCAGTGA
- the coaD gene encoding pantetheine-phosphate adenylyltransferase produces MSTKAIYPGTFDPLTNGHLDIVTRAALMFDHVILAIAASPSKKPMFTLDERVALATQVTSHLKNVEVIGFSDLMANFAKAQGANVLVRGLRAVSDFEYEMQLANMNRHLLPTLESVFMMPSKEWSFISSSLVKEVARHGGDITPFLPQSITQALMEKISA; encoded by the coding sequence ATGAGCACTAAGGCAATTTATCCCGGCACTTTCGACCCGCTGACAAACGGGCATCTGGATATCGTGACGCGTGCTGCGCTGATGTTTGATCACGTCATTCTGGCGATTGCCGCCAGCCCAAGCAAAAAACCGATGTTTACTCTGGATGAGCGTGTGGCGCTGGCAACACAGGTGACCTCGCATCTGAAGAATGTCGAAGTGATTGGCTTCAGCGATTTGATGGCCAACTTTGCCAAAGCGCAGGGCGCAAATGTGCTGGTGCGTGGCTTACGGGCGGTGTCGGATTTTGAGTATGAAATGCAGCTGGCCAACATGAACCGGCATTTGCTGCCGACGCTGGAAAGCGTATTTATGATGCCATCGAAAGAGTGGTCGTTTATTTCATCATCTCTGGTGAAAGAGGTGGCCCGCCACGGCGGTGACATCACGCCGTTCCTGCCCCAATCTATTACTCAGGCACTGATGGAGAAGATCAGCGCCTGA